The DNA region ataaGCCTTGTgatggaggaaaggggaaaagacttCTCCAAGTTATAGTCCCATCTTTACCATTGacattctgtgtgactctggacaagtcttcAGGTCTCAGATTTCTTGTCTATATAATGAAGAGTCTAGACCAgatgttttctaaggtcccttccacttacTATGTCTCTATAACTGTATGCTTCCCCCAAGGGAAAGtggttttccccctcttttcaaGAGAGTTTCTCAGTTctcctttttgtttctgtttctcagTTCTCCTTTTTGTTCCTCCAACTCCTGGTAACGTAGACCCTGCCCAGGGGAGGACGGGTGGGGCGATGGCAAGGGTGCACAGAATAGGAAGGGAGTCAGACCAGAAAAAGAGGCAAGACTTGTGATGAAACAGGGAGATATGGGAGTTGTACTGCATGTACTCATgttggtgctgctgctgttgttgctgctgccagGTATGGGAGTGGTGAAAGGGTGGGTGATGGCTATGGGACCCCGAGGGACAAGATGCTGGAGCACACAGAAGGGAAACTGAGTTTGGCAGAAAGCTGATACTGAAGACCCTGCCAGCAGAGAGGGGTTGTGATGGATGTGCTGGGGCCTACGGGTCAGAACCCTGGAGCTTTCAAAGTTCACAATCTTGTTTGAGAGTCAAATTGGGAATGAACTCAATTTCCCTTTGGAGTCCTGCGGGAGAAGTAAGGTGGGAATACAGAGGTAGAATGGTAGAAAGTCCCAAAGTAGTACAGTGAacagaatactggacctggagtcaggaagacctgagttaaaatctgacctcagatatttactagctgtgggatcacagagaagtcacttaacctctctgagactcattttcctcatttgtattaaGGAGGAAATGATTCTCTCAGGGtttgctttgtaaactttgaagtgcCCTATAAATGCGACTTCTTATCAAAGGgtagaaagaagaagcagagctTGTTTTGTTTGAGTGGGAGGAATTGGCTGTAATTCTGAGGTTTCAACCAGGGGACACTGGTGTAAAAATAGAGTTTTGTGCAAGATATTTCTGTGCGATTCCACAGACATTCCCAGGGATTTCTGCTTTCTCTAGGGTCTCTATGTCTGCCTGGAATGTTTTGGTCTGATCCAACCTCCCTTCTCCACAATCACTTTCCCCACACAGTACTGGATATTCACATTCATGCAGCGTTTTACAATTCATAAACTGCGTTCCTAACAACAGTTCTATGAAGTAGGTAGTGCAAGTATCTTATCTTCACTGAACAGCTTTGAAaacagatttgttgttgttgtttttttaaatagacaaaCCAAAACTCAGAGAGGAAATTTTACCCCAAAACCTTTATAATCTAATGCCCAGTGATGACCTCAGGATGAAAATtgagatttatttttcttagcaTAGTCAGCatgggaatttgctttgtttgagtATGTATGTTTCTcacaagtgttttgtttttctctgttgtTCAATGAGGGCTTGGGaagaggtggaggggagagaagatggtttttcattaattaaaaaaagtttttaaaatttacttagaAATGTGATTGCTGAAGAGAATATATGTAAATGGCcatctgtttaatttttttaaaatgaccacttagaaaatgagagaaaagaaaatgccgaaaaagaaaattggggattctgttttaaaaatctaatatctagatttttttttttgccaaaatcTCCTTTCTGCTCTTGCTGTCTCCAGTGTCTCTTATCTCTATACCATTTTTACAAACCTCAACCATATTACCTAAATGCCTGAAGGATCTATGATCTATGCCTAAGGTAACTTAGGGGTTAAGttatttatccaaggtcacaaaatagAAAGATATGGGGTTTGAAACCAGGCCTTCCTTGATTCCATgcccagtattctattcactgcatcatgATTGCCACCAGATGAATTCTCCTAAAATGCCACTTTTCTCATGTCACACCCCTCTTCAGAAACTATCAATACTGAAGTTCACCATTGTCAgttgaataaagtccaaatgctTCCTCCTGTCACTCAAGGTCCTCCACAACCCTGCTGAAAAATGATATCCTTATTTCCTCTTCTTGTACAAATATTCTGTTTCCACAAGGTTAGCGTACTCCTCATCCTTAAAGCACATCTTGGGATTTCTGCCTCCGTGCCTTGCCTCATATTCTTCTCCTGATTGAAAtactccctccttcttttcccatcTCCACATATAGAAATTCTATATCCTCAGAAGCTCATCTTACATTCTATTTTTCTATGAAGTTTTCTTGACTGCCCTGGCCCACAATCATTTGAACTCCCACAATGTGTGTACTCTTCATTGGCTCCTATTTGGTATGTTACCATTGCATTTATACCTATGTGCCCTGTCTTCCTAAGTAAATTACACATTCCTAAAGGCAAGAATATATCTTATACACTTGTGTATCCCCCATAGCACTTAGCATGGGGCTGTGCAGCATAGATGCTCATAGAATGTTTGACTTTATTGTTAATGAGTATCCCAAGGTCCAGGGACCAGACCCCAGATGTTTCTCTCCTCCAGTGTCCAAGACCCAATCCCCCAATGGCTTTACTTCTAAAGCAGCTGGAACACAGCTTTCCTCAAGCTCCCTCCTCAAGATCCCCTAATGCCTTGTTCTTCTGGATCAGGATATGGTCCCACTGAAGCCCTCACCAAGGACAGACCTAGCTCATGGCCCTGGCTAGCCAGCATTTTCCTGGATGCTAGGTACCGCTGTGAAGGAGCCCTCATCTCTTCAGAATGGGTGATCACTTTAATCAACTGCTTTGGAAGGTGAGTGCCAAGGAGATGGTTAGGAAAGGAAGCCTGGTGTGAATTTTCATTTGGCTGATCACAGTTGCTCCCACCAACAGCCAGCTACAACAGCCATTTTGGCCCCTAGCATCAAGCCTTACCACAGAGTCTTCTGGGTCTAgatggaaggaagcaaggaaggaggaaagaaggaaggaagaaagcaagcaaggaaggaggaagggagggagggaggaagggatggagggaaggatggagggagggaaggagagccaGACCTCCCCGTTGGTAGGATCCAGCTTCATTGAGACAGACTAGATCAATTTACagaatcaattaatcagcatACATTTATTACCTATTATGTATCAAGTGTTGTGTGTTAGTTACTGAGACAAAAGCAACTCTATTCCCCAccctcttgccctcaaggaacatacattctaCCTGAGGCAGCATGTATACAGAtcaataaatacaagatatataatgattggggggattaggaaagaccCTATATAGAATGTGGTACTTGAGCCCAACCTTGAAtggagctagggattccaagaagtcAGCGTGAGGAGAGCTTGAGAAACAGACTGTTCAAAGGGTTAGAAGGAATATCATGTATGAGGAACCTACATTAGGATCAATACAGAGACTGCATAAAGAGGAATAAtgagcagaaagctgggaaaggtAAGCTAAAaccagtttgtgaagggctttaaatggcaaagaGGAGTTCATGTTTTATCCGAAGGGCCCTGGGGAGCCGCTGAAGCTTCCTGAGCAGGGGAGAGATATGGCTGGACCTGGGCTATAGGAATATCCAGTTGTTAGctatgtgaaagatggattggaaaagggagaaaatagatcAAGGGAGAGCCAAATAAAAGATTATTGTAATAGTTCCCAAGAAAGATGATGAGCACCTGAACCAGTGCCGTGAGTTGAAAGCagatatgcaagagatgttgagGAAGTGGAAGAGACAAGACTGGGCAACTGACTGGATAAGAGGGACTGAGTAAGAGTGAAAGTCAAGGAGGTCGAGGTGTGACCCTGCATGACTAGGAGATTGGCAGTACCCTCAATACAAGTCAGAAAGTCGGGAGGAACAGTGGGCTTAGAGGGACTCTGGATAGCATCACTGCTCTATCTGCCTGCTTTTGTGGCTGCTCCCCTCCTGGTTAAGTTGCCTTTTTCAACACCTGTCTCTCCCTCATagctttcccctttcccatttcACTGTGGCTCTGGGTCAGCGGCGGCTGAATCTGCAGAACGCTGAAGTCTTGTCTCTTGTTGAGGAACTGATCCCGATCCCCAGGAGCCTTGTGGATAGTAGGCCTGGAAGTCTGGTTCTGGCGAAGTTAACACAGCCTCCTTCCATCAACAGCTCTATCTACCCCATATCCCTCATCCAGGGCTCTACTTTTTTCCCTTGGAAGAAGACCTGCTGGGCTCAGGGCTTTAAACCTGATTTTGGTAAGGACAATTGATGAGGCCAGGAGATCATGTGACCGAGATATTGGAGTTGGATGGCAGGGGTTGGGACCAAATTGGGACCCCAAAAGGGAGGTGAGTGTAAGAGGAAGATACAGCAGTTCTAGGGTTGGTTCCACAGACACACTATAACGTTcttatagtgaaaagagcactggatcggGCATTAGGAGACATGGGTTCTTGTCTCATCTCTGCCATTACTAATTCACTGTATGAGTTTGGGTAAATCATTCgccctttctgtgcctcagtttcttatttgtAAGATGTGGGTattgaactagataatttctaaagtctctttcagtttgcctttgagcAAATCTCTCAGGGGCCTTGCTTTCTTCTAAAATAAGGGTAAGTGCCTTACAGgattattatgaaaattaaatgagataatggatgtgaagTACTTTGAAAAAGTATAAAAGATGGCCTTATTATTAGGGACCTAGCCAAGTCACGTGGTATAGAAACTGAAACCAGAAGTAAGGGAAGAATGGTCTGAAGAAGGTATACCCTTAGAGTATCACTGGGAGCCCTGGGAGTGTCACTAACTTCAAAAGTGAGGTGGGACTCAAGCTGGTGAGACGTTGCTGTCAAAATGGGAATTCGCATCACCCAGCAGGAACTTCTAGACCACCCCCTCCTCTTTTGACCAGCCTATGCCTACACCGtgaatggaaagggaaatggaaatggaaagctTAGAGAACCCTGCTTCTCAGAGGTCTTCATGATCAATTTGGAAGTGAGGGATTATtcaacttctccctctctccctccatctctccttaAAGATGTTGGAAACTGGACTTTTGAGGGGTGGGAGCTGAaatcattattttctccttacaggccccttccagccctg from Trichosurus vulpecula isolate mTriVul1 chromosome 1, mTriVul1.pri, whole genome shotgun sequence includes:
- the LOC118833626 gene encoding serine protease 33-like yields the protein MGVVLHVLMLVLLLLLLLPGYGPTEALTKDRPSSWPWLASIFLDARYRCEGALISSEWVITLINCFGSFPLSHFTVALGQRRLNLQNAEVLSLVEELIPIPRSLVDSRPGSLVLAKLTQPPSINSSIYPISLIQGSTFFPWKKTCWAQGFKPDFDPYIPPEELWGAKMPLMSQTNCQAIFQLQSDCPSSEISMPNGTLCTGPPVSSPEIRVADGSPLLCFYAGQWVLLGVMIWGPCSSNGLPEVYIPIHPIIPWIQTNFPNVRVVKGSLKAKLKSK